Proteins co-encoded in one Flavobacteriaceae bacterium MAR_2009_75 genomic window:
- a CDS encoding SusD/RagB-like outer membrane lipoprotein, producing MKKYIYLSLLLIAVSACTDDFEETNTNPYEISTESLKQDFNHVGAFYPSMLSSLFGIQIDHNLAVTSFAQHLAQPTPFVGNVNNTTYYIRWNRLWDLQYQNIMAPAKQVIELAEADGYNIFAEWANLIKVISISRATTYYGPMIYTNFGQEGGALYDSEPELYAAFFSDLDRIISVFNANTDYTGLSDFDASYGGDVAQWAKFANSLRLQLAMRISKADPALAKTEGEKALSDPAGLMESNSDNFNLSLYGNKFHPAQICFEWNDTRMSATMESILVGYQDNRIHSFFDPVEDMSLVTDHPELPYKGIRNGGELVAKDDHIPFSTIDISFNDPSKVTTRKVMSVDEVFFLKAEAALRGWTGSGGAQENYEAGVKASFELWGAGGADAYLADNTSQPIDYDDPVYEGAINDFTNRITNTIAWDEAADNETKLEKIITQKWIAAYTNEMEAWVDFRRTGYPKLPLVYFNASNADWGIVPGDEWIKRMPFPNSERENNPASVADGVSKLGGPDEINTRLWWDTGAPNF from the coding sequence ATGAAAAAGTATATATATCTATCGCTTCTGCTAATAGCGGTCAGCGCATGTACCGACGACTTTGAGGAAACGAACACAAATCCCTATGAAATTTCTACGGAGTCTCTAAAGCAAGATTTTAATCATGTCGGTGCTTTTTATCCATCAATGTTGAGCAGTCTCTTTGGTATTCAAATTGACCATAATTTAGCGGTTACCTCATTTGCACAACATTTGGCGCAACCCACTCCATTTGTTGGTAATGTGAATAATACAACCTACTATATAAGATGGAACCGTCTTTGGGATTTGCAATATCAAAATATTATGGCACCGGCAAAACAAGTTATAGAACTTGCTGAAGCCGATGGCTATAATATATTTGCAGAATGGGCTAATTTAATAAAGGTTATTTCTATCTCAAGAGCAACCACATATTACGGACCCATGATTTATACTAATTTTGGGCAAGAAGGTGGAGCTTTGTATGACAGTGAACCGGAGTTATACGCAGCTTTTTTCAGTGATTTAGATCGTATTATTTCTGTTTTCAACGCAAACACAGACTACACTGGCCTATCGGATTTTGACGCTAGCTACGGTGGTGATGTTGCACAATGGGCCAAGTTTGCAAATTCTCTGCGCTTACAATTGGCCATGCGTATATCCAAAGCAGATCCAGCATTGGCAAAAACTGAAGGAGAGAAAGCGCTCTCCGATCCAGCCGGATTGATGGAATCAAATTCTGATAACTTTAATCTTTCTTTATATGGTAACAAATTTCACCCGGCTCAAATTTGTTTTGAGTGGAACGATACTAGAATGAGTGCCACCATGGAGTCAATTTTAGTGGGCTATCAAGACAACCGTATTCATTCATTTTTTGATCCTGTGGAAGATATGTCGTTAGTTACGGATCACCCCGAATTACCCTATAAAGGTATACGTAACGGCGGTGAACTCGTAGCCAAAGACGACCATATACCATTCTCCACTATTGACATAAGCTTCAACGACCCTTCTAAAGTTACCACCCGAAAGGTAATGAGCGTAGACGAAGTTTTCTTTCTTAAAGCAGAAGCTGCCTTACGTGGTTGGACCGGTTCCGGTGGTGCACAAGAAAATTACGAAGCAGGTGTTAAAGCTTCATTCGAGCTCTGGGGAGCAGGTGGTGCCGATGCATACTTAGCAGATAATACCAGTCAACCTATAGACTATGATGATCCAGTTTATGAGGGAGCTATTAACGATTTCACCAATAGGATTACAAATACGATTGCTTGGGATGAAGCCGCCGACAATGAAACCAAATTAGAGAAAATAATTACTCAAAAATGGATTGCAGCTTATACCAATGAAATGGAAGCGTGGGTAGATTTTAGAAGAACTGGCTATCCAAAATTGCCGTTAGTATATTTCAACGCAAGCAACGCTGACTGGGGCATTGTACCGGGAGACGAATGGATTAAACGAATGCCTTTCCCCAATTCCGAAAGAGAGAACAACCCGGCTTCAGTTGCCGATGGTGTTTCAAAACTTGGTGGACCAGATGAAATAAACACCCGCTTATGGTGGGATACAGGCGCACCAAATTTTTAA
- a CDS encoding VCBS repeat protein gives MHTKIFRVLLLTLLMQISISCEDENKSKMFTLLSESKTNINFKNFLKETDEFNILTYGYIYNGGGVSVGDINNDGLQDIYFTGSMVGSHLYLNKGDIKFEEIAKDAGVFAEGLWNTGTTMVDINSDGYMDIYVCRSAAKNDVKRKNLLFINNGDLTFTERAAEYGIDDPGYSTQGTFFDYDKDGDLDLYVVNHSIQEYASFRQVSNKLKAKRNPYFEDHFYINEDGNFLISNDKVGLTSNVLGFGLGVAVSDVNDDSWPDIYVSNDFNEQDYLYINNQDGTFTESLERFIGHTSHFSMGSDVADINNDGYPEIMTLDMLPEGNFRQKMVSGPDNYDKFQFLVKSGFYHQSMRNMMHLNNNGKSFSEIGQFSGISSTDWSWAPLLADFDNDGYKDLFITNGVKRDYTNMDFMNYAVQQKMEENQGGAEMAVNDLLNNMPAIIEENYTYRNNGDLTFTKVNADWGLNQKTLSNGAAYADLDNDGDLDIIVNNTDEYASIYRNNSNLHFNNNYLKVSLKGSEKNTHGIGSKIEIKIGEQIQVQEMMPTRGFQSSVDYNLLFGLGTADTINQLKITWPDNSKQILENVSANQLLILDQNNAGSVETSKAKKSDTYFIDVSRDSIINFAHHENNYVDFKREQLLPHKLSTQGPKIAKGDVNDDGLEDIYICGAKGQAGELYIQQNGSTFKKSNSSFDHEQGFEDTNALFFDADKDGDLDLYVVSGGHEFDLSDSQLQDRIYFNNGRGSFTRNSASLPQMLVNGSCAIANDFDNDGDLDLFVGGRSVPGQYPTSPKSYLLENDGSGNFKDVTNAVAENLQSVGMVTDAVFTDFDGDEIDDLMVVGEFMTVRSFTNADGKFIESTKSSGLQDEFGWWNTLESGDFDGDGDLDFIVGNFGLNSQLKSSKEEPVELYSKDFDGNGSLDPILTSYIMGESYPVFSKDDLVGQLSGLKNKYVNYSDYANAKISDIFSKDELSGVDILKATNFATSYIENLGKGKFKISALPTLAQFAPVHGILVDDINKDGHLDIILAGNFYGTRVKYGRYDANKGVLLLGNGDGTFKNINTLESGLNIDGEVRDIEKIKLGTSKNLYLFARNNQSLITYKLNAPSE, from the coding sequence ATGCATACTAAAATTTTTAGAGTTTTACTATTAACGCTACTAATGCAAATCTCAATTTCTTGCGAAGATGAAAATAAGAGCAAGATGTTCACCTTACTTTCTGAAAGTAAAACAAACATTAACTTTAAAAATTTTTTAAAGGAAACCGATGAGTTCAATATACTAACATATGGTTATATCTATAATGGTGGCGGTGTATCGGTCGGCGATATAAATAATGATGGGCTTCAAGATATTTATTTTACCGGCAGTATGGTCGGCAGCCACCTTTACCTAAACAAAGGTGATATTAAATTTGAAGAAATTGCCAAAGATGCAGGTGTCTTCGCGGAAGGATTATGGAATACGGGCACTACCATGGTCGATATAAACTCTGATGGCTATATGGACATTTACGTCTGTAGATCTGCCGCTAAAAATGATGTTAAGCGAAAGAATTTGCTTTTCATTAATAATGGAGATCTCACCTTTACAGAACGGGCAGCAGAATATGGTATTGATGACCCGGGCTATTCCACCCAGGGCACCTTCTTCGATTATGACAAAGATGGTGATCTAGATTTGTATGTTGTAAACCATTCTATTCAAGAATATGCTAGTTTTAGACAAGTTTCGAATAAACTTAAAGCTAAGAGAAATCCATATTTCGAAGATCATTTTTACATCAATGAAGATGGAAATTTTTTAATCTCCAATGACAAGGTGGGACTTACCTCCAATGTATTGGGGTTCGGTCTTGGGGTAGCTGTATCCGATGTTAATGATGATAGTTGGCCCGATATATATGTCTCTAACGATTTTAACGAACAAGATTACCTGTATATTAATAACCAAGACGGTACGTTTACCGAAAGTCTTGAACGATTTATTGGCCATACTTCACACTTCTCAATGGGCTCTGATGTTGCCGATATCAACAATGACGGGTATCCAGAAATAATGACATTAGATATGCTACCTGAGGGTAATTTCAGACAAAAAATGGTTTCTGGGCCAGATAATTATGACAAGTTTCAGTTTTTGGTCAAATCAGGCTTCTACCATCAGTCTATGAGAAACATGATGCATCTGAATAATAATGGAAAGTCATTTTCTGAAATAGGTCAATTTTCGGGTATATCTAGTACAGATTGGAGCTGGGCACCATTGTTGGCAGATTTTGACAATGATGGTTACAAAGATTTATTTATTACCAACGGAGTAAAGCGAGACTATACGAATATGGATTTTATGAATTATGCCGTACAACAAAAGATGGAAGAAAATCAGGGAGGGGCAGAAATGGCCGTAAATGATTTACTGAACAATATGCCAGCGATTATAGAAGAGAATTACACCTATCGAAATAATGGTGATTTAACTTTTACAAAAGTAAATGCAGACTGGGGTTTAAACCAAAAAACATTATCCAACGGAGCTGCTTATGCAGATTTAGATAATGATGGTGACCTGGATATAATTGTTAATAATACTGATGAATATGCCTCCATCTACAGAAACAATAGCAACTTGCATTTCAATAATAATTATTTAAAGGTTTCTCTTAAAGGAAGTGAAAAAAACACGCATGGCATTGGGAGTAAAATAGAAATAAAAATCGGTGAACAAATTCAAGTTCAAGAAATGATGCCTACTCGGGGTTTTCAATCCTCGGTAGATTACAACTTACTTTTTGGCCTTGGTACTGCCGATACAATTAATCAACTTAAAATTACTTGGCCCGACAATAGTAAACAAATTCTTGAAAATGTATCAGCGAACCAATTACTTATACTGGATCAGAATAATGCCGGTTCTGTTGAAACATCCAAAGCAAAAAAAAGCGATACCTACTTTATCGATGTTTCAAGAGACAGTATAATAAATTTTGCACATCACGAGAACAATTATGTCGATTTTAAACGAGAGCAATTGCTACCACACAAACTTTCTACCCAAGGGCCGAAAATTGCAAAGGGAGATGTAAATGATGATGGTTTGGAAGACATTTATATTTGTGGTGCCAAAGGCCAGGCCGGTGAACTTTATATACAGCAAAATGGCAGCACATTCAAAAAATCGAACTCATCCTTTGATCATGAACAAGGTTTTGAAGATACCAATGCACTTTTTTTTGATGCGGATAAAGATGGAGATTTAGACCTTTATGTAGTCAGTGGTGGTCATGAATTTGATTTAAGTGATTCTCAATTGCAAGACCGAATATACTTTAACAACGGACGTGGAAGCTTTACCAGAAATAGCGCCAGTTTACCACAAATGCTTGTTAATGGTTCTTGTGCCATAGCAAATGATTTTGACAATGATGGTGATTTAGACTTATTTGTCGGTGGAAGATCTGTACCTGGCCAATACCCCACATCACCAAAAAGTTACCTTCTTGAGAATGATGGTTCGGGTAATTTCAAAGATGTGACCAATGCAGTTGCCGAAAACTTACAATCCGTTGGAATGGTCACCGATGCCGTATTTACCGATTTCGACGGAGATGAAATAGATGACCTTATGGTAGTGGGTGAATTTATGACCGTCCGGAGCTTTACAAATGCTGACGGTAAGTTTATAGAGAGCACCAAAAGTTCAGGCTTACAAGATGAATTTGGTTGGTGGAATACTCTTGAATCAGGCGATTTCGATGGGGATGGTGATCTTGATTTCATCGTTGGCAACTTTGGATTGAACTCTCAATTGAAGTCCTCAAAAGAAGAACCTGTAGAATTATATTCAAAAGATTTCGATGGCAATGGTTCACTTGATCCAATTCTAACATCCTACATCATGGGAGAAAGCTATCCCGTTTTTTCGAAAGATGATCTGGTGGGCCAATTGAGCGGACTCAAAAACAAATACGTGAATTATTCCGATTATGCCAATGCAAAAATTTCTGACATTTTTTCAAAAGACGAACTTTCCGGAGTAGATATTCTTAAAGCGACAAACTTTGCGACAAGTTATATAGAGAATTTGGGTAAAGGTAAATTTAAAATTAGTGCGCTACCGACGCTTGCCCAATTTGCTCCTGTTCATGGTATATTGGTCGATGATATAAATAAAGACGGCCACCTTGACATAATTCTTGCTGGAAATTTCTACGGCACCAGGGTCAAGTATGGCAGGTACGATGCCAATAAGGGTGTTCTACTTTTAGGAAACGGTGATGGCACTTTTAAAAATATCAACACCCTTGAAAGTGGACTGAACATAGATGGTGAAGTTCGCGATATTGAAAAAATCAAGTTGGGTACGAGTAAGAATTTATACCTCTTTGCGAGAAACAATCAATCATTAATTACATATAAACTTAATGCCCCCTCCGAATAA
- a CDS encoding LacI family transcriptional regulator — MTKKKYTIKDIAQMAGVSKGTVDRVLHKRGKVSEDAHQRVQTILNQIDYHPNPIARNLKKNKVYRICVLMPDWRIDPYWEPAEQGIQQAIEEFKPFGVTVDKFFYHPHEKLSFSTKANDILGSTPDVLVMVPLFQEESIKILEECKEKNIRVALFNNHINTLNNEIFVGQDLYQSGKVAAGLIDKVTRCNAKIVVAHLDKEAHMELKEDGFKSYFKEKKHAQVNLISQSFQTDNNDKFNSDVSAFLELHQDICAIFVTNSKAHKLINILKCSNSKITVVGYDLLEENIDCLRKGQIEFLIHQKPKRQAYLGICYFVEYFLFGKEVPTRMLLPIDIITSENVGYYLD; from the coding sequence ATGACCAAGAAGAAATACACGATAAAGGATATCGCGCAAATGGCGGGTGTTTCAAAGGGCACGGTTGATAGGGTTCTTCATAAAAGAGGTAAAGTCTCAGAAGATGCCCATCAAAGGGTACAAACGATATTAAACCAAATAGATTACCACCCCAACCCTATAGCACGCAATCTCAAAAAGAACAAGGTTTATCGAATCTGTGTTCTTATGCCCGATTGGCGCATCGACCCTTATTGGGAACCTGCAGAGCAAGGTATTCAACAAGCTATAGAAGAATTTAAACCTTTTGGTGTAACAGTCGACAAATTTTTCTACCATCCACATGAAAAATTATCTTTTTCTACAAAAGCTAATGACATCTTAGGTTCTACACCAGATGTACTTGTCATGGTTCCCCTTTTTCAAGAAGAATCTATCAAAATTCTTGAAGAGTGCAAAGAAAAGAATATCAGGGTTGCTTTATTCAACAACCACATCAACACCTTAAACAATGAGATTTTCGTCGGCCAAGATTTATACCAAAGTGGTAAAGTCGCAGCAGGGCTAATCGACAAAGTAACACGCTGTAATGCAAAAATTGTCGTGGCCCATCTTGACAAAGAGGCCCATATGGAACTCAAAGAAGATGGTTTTAAGTCTTATTTCAAAGAAAAAAAACACGCTCAGGTAAATCTTATAAGCCAGTCTTTTCAAACAGATAATAATGATAAATTCAACAGCGATGTATCTGCTTTTTTAGAACTACATCAAGATATATGTGCAATTTTCGTCACCAATTCCAAAGCACATAAACTTATAAACATCTTAAAGTGCAGTAATTCAAAAATTACTGTTGTTGGTTATGACTTACTTGAAGAAAATATCGATTGCCTCCGAAAAGGTCAGATTGAGTTTTTAATTCATCAAAAACCGAAAAGACAGGCTTATTTAGGTATTTGTTATTTTGTTGAATACTTTTTGTTCGGCAAAGAAGTTCCAACTCGTATGCTTCTTCCCATAGATATTATTACTTCTGAAAATGTGGGCTATTATTTAGACTAA
- a CDS encoding SSS family transporter produces MGILDWIILSGTLLFIVAYGVWRTRGSKNVNDYVGGGKDAKWWTIGLSVMATQASAITFLSTPGQAFHDGMGFVQFYLGLPLAMIIICLVFVPIYHRLKVYTAYEFLESRFDLKTRSLAAILFLLQRGLAAGITIYAPSIILSAVLGWDLRTLNIIIGVLVIIYTVSGGTKAVSVTQKQQMFIIMTGMFITFFFILGHLPADINLSKALKIAGATDKLDILDFSFDPKSRYTFWSGITGGLFLALAYFGTDQSQVQRYLSGKSVRESQLGLVFNGIFKIPMQFFILLVGVMVFVFYQYNPSPLNFNPAATEAVMESNLSKDYIILQEGQAELEEAKKIAQNKFSTALELKEYTAVEDAKQQIINLNIKDSTNRAAAKALIKEADDLVETNDKDYVFIHFILNNLPKGLIGLLLAVILSAAMSSTASELNALGTITALDLYRRNKKEQLPENHYVTSTKVFTLIWGVLAIIIASFASLFDNLIQLVNIIGSIFYGNVLGIFLLAFFFKFVKGNAVFFAAILTQLIIFVLFYTLIFIYPTGDEKLGYLWLNFIGSALVIIISLAFEGFDRFLRKFPVNNTE; encoded by the coding sequence ATGGGAATTTTAGATTGGATCATATTATCGGGTACCCTTCTGTTTATCGTAGCCTATGGGGTATGGCGCACCAGGGGCAGCAAAAATGTCAATGATTATGTAGGTGGTGGTAAAGATGCCAAATGGTGGACGATAGGTCTTTCTGTGATGGCGACACAGGCAAGTGCCATAACTTTTCTCTCGACTCCGGGCCAGGCGTTTCATGACGGTATGGGTTTCGTGCAATTCTATCTCGGCTTGCCACTGGCCATGATTATCATCTGCCTGGTATTTGTGCCCATCTATCATCGCTTAAAAGTCTACACCGCTTATGAATTTCTTGAAAGCCGATTTGATTTAAAAACAAGGTCTCTGGCTGCGATACTGTTTTTACTACAAAGGGGTTTAGCGGCGGGTATAACAATTTATGCACCCTCGATAATTCTATCGGCCGTTTTAGGGTGGGATTTGCGAACATTAAATATTATTATCGGAGTATTGGTCATTATCTATACCGTTTCAGGAGGAACCAAAGCGGTAAGCGTGACCCAAAAACAGCAGATGTTCATTATAATGACAGGAATGTTCATCACTTTCTTTTTTATACTGGGCCATTTACCCGCAGACATTAACCTTAGTAAGGCCCTTAAAATTGCTGGCGCCACCGATAAATTAGACATTCTAGATTTTAGTTTTGACCCTAAAAGCAGGTATACTTTTTGGAGCGGAATCACCGGAGGACTCTTTTTAGCCCTAGCCTATTTCGGAACTGATCAGAGTCAGGTTCAGCGTTATCTTTCGGGTAAATCGGTTCGTGAAAGTCAACTGGGTTTGGTTTTCAATGGTATTTTTAAAATACCCATGCAATTTTTTATACTTCTTGTAGGGGTCATGGTTTTCGTTTTTTATCAATACAATCCTTCCCCATTAAATTTTAATCCTGCCGCCACAGAAGCGGTAATGGAATCTAATTTGTCTAAAGATTATATTATTCTTCAAGAAGGACAGGCCGAACTTGAGGAAGCCAAAAAAATAGCACAAAATAAATTCTCAACGGCTCTAGAGTTGAAAGAATACACAGCAGTAGAAGACGCCAAACAGCAAATAATAAATCTTAATATTAAAGACAGTACCAACAGGGCTGCGGCCAAGGCACTTATTAAAGAAGCTGACGATTTAGTCGAAACCAACGATAAAGATTATGTCTTTATTCATTTTATATTAAATAATTTACCAAAGGGATTAATAGGTCTACTCTTAGCCGTTATACTATCAGCTGCCATGTCTTCAACCGCATCTGAACTAAATGCATTGGGCACCATCACCGCTTTAGACCTTTATCGCCGAAATAAGAAAGAGCAACTTCCTGAAAATCATTATGTGACTTCGACAAAGGTTTTCACTCTGATTTGGGGGGTATTAGCTATCATAATTGCTAGTTTCGCCAGCCTTTTTGACAACCTCATTCAACTTGTAAATATTATAGGGTCAATATTCTATGGTAATGTTCTGGGTATTTTTCTATTGGCATTCTTTTTTAAGTTCGTCAAAGGCAATGCAGTCTTCTTTGCTGCCATTCTCACGCAGCTGATTATTTTTGTTTTGTTCTACACCTTAATATTTATCTACCCTACAGGTGATGAGAAATTGGGTTACCTCTGGTTGAACTTTATAGGCTCTGCCCTTGTGATCATTATTTCACTTGCTTTTGAAGGTTTTGACCGATTTCTCAGGAAGTTTCCTGTGAATAATACCGAATAA
- a CDS encoding TonB-linked SusC/RagA family outer membrane protein, translated as MIKKLIVFFAFILGTIPLLAQSGTVTGTVTDATDGSPLPGVNVLVQGTTNGTQTDFDGNYSIEAAEGDVLVFSYLGTKSQSATVGSSNVVDVAMEEDASQLDEVVVTALGIKRQEKTLTYAQQTVKSDELTKTRDPNFMNALSGKTAGVEIKKSSSGAGGSTKILLRGNKSLSGDSSPLFVIDGIPMANNKGGQPGMWGGTDSGDGLSAINPDDIESISILRGANAAVLYGSQGANGVVLITTKSGTEGKTVVTVNSSYTFEHYLELPELQYKYGAIGTAKESWDTTPGDYQSDYVEDFFQTGHNFFNSVSISGGTEKTQAYFSYGNISANGITPLNKYLKNNFTFKQSTKLFNDKVTVTSNVIGAFESSRNRLPSGYYLNPLTGLYFFPRDRNFYGFKDNYEVFDETRNITAQNWFVSDHHQSNPYWILNKEPQKDKRDRFIGNLSLKYDILENLNIQVRGNYDYATVLKTQEHAATSNSTNVHPNGAWDYQKYEDKLIYTDAILNYNTSLSDDFSLNTSLGASYQKTEYGIGVQVNTGTLGLLYPNEFYFQNLPTNVQVRSITSGTVIKEGVFLNAQLGYKEMLFLDVSGRNDWASTLALTGNDSYFYPSIGATVLLSEMFTMPEAISFAKLRGSWTQVGNEVPYNRINPQNSITANGGVNRNTTRPFLDAKPEIITSSEFGFDLRFFQNRLGLDFTYYNIKSEDQYISVPTTSGEGGFTQEFINAGEILNQGVEITLNTIPVQNENFEWSSSFNFTSNKNEVVDIGPDDERIFNLGSSEGYYSRLIEGGKFNDLYVFKFLRDDQGRILFSEGAPRKTDLPELIGNLDPKASLGWNNSVSYKRFSFGALINAKFGGKVFSQTQSMLDGYGVSKVTADARDAGSVSVNGFDEGTGTAITSVDPETWYRAIGDRNGVGEAYVYDRTNVKLSQLSIGYNFDLSNTSLPIKAASLSFIGNNLFFFYKDAPFDPELAISTNQNAQGLDNFNLPSTGTYGFNLKLTF; from the coding sequence ATGATTAAAAAACTAATTGTATTTTTTGCGTTTATTCTTGGGACAATCCCATTGCTAGCGCAAAGCGGAACAGTAACTGGTACGGTTACAGATGCAACGGACGGATCTCCCCTTCCCGGAGTAAATGTTTTAGTTCAAGGTACTACGAACGGTACCCAAACAGATTTCGATGGTAACTATTCCATTGAAGCTGCTGAAGGCGATGTACTTGTTTTTTCTTACTTAGGAACAAAAAGCCAGAGTGCTACGGTAGGCTCGTCTAATGTGGTTGACGTAGCAATGGAAGAGGATGCTAGCCAACTTGATGAAGTCGTAGTAACCGCTCTGGGAATAAAAAGACAAGAAAAGACTCTGACCTATGCCCAACAAACTGTAAAATCTGATGAGTTGACAAAAACTCGTGACCCGAATTTTATGAATGCACTATCGGGTAAAACAGCCGGTGTAGAAATCAAAAAAAGTAGTTCTGGAGCCGGTGGTTCTACCAAAATTCTCTTAAGGGGTAACAAATCGTTAAGTGGAGACAGTTCTCCATTATTTGTAATTGATGGTATACCGATGGCCAACAATAAAGGCGGCCAACCAGGAATGTGGGGCGGTACGGACAGTGGTGATGGCCTTTCTGCCATAAACCCTGATGATATAGAAAGCATCAGTATTCTGCGCGGGGCCAATGCAGCGGTATTATACGGTAGCCAAGGTGCGAACGGGGTTGTTTTAATCACAACGAAAAGTGGTACTGAAGGTAAAACCGTGGTTACAGTCAACAGTAGTTATACTTTCGAGCATTATCTCGAGCTACCCGAACTACAATACAAGTATGGTGCAATCGGCACAGCAAAAGAAAGCTGGGATACGACTCCTGGTGATTACCAAAGTGATTATGTTGAAGATTTTTTTCAAACGGGTCACAATTTTTTCAATTCGGTTAGCATTAGTGGTGGTACCGAAAAAACTCAAGCTTATTTCTCATACGGCAATATTAGTGCAAATGGTATTACCCCTTTGAACAAATATCTTAAGAACAACTTTACATTTAAACAGTCAACGAAACTGTTTAATGATAAAGTTACGGTTACATCAAATGTAATAGGTGCCTTTGAAAGTAGTAGAAACAGATTGCCCTCTGGCTATTACTTGAACCCCTTAACAGGTCTTTATTTCTTTCCAAGAGATAGAAATTTTTATGGGTTTAAAGATAATTATGAGGTGTTCGACGAAACAAGAAATATTACGGCCCAAAACTGGTTCGTATCTGATCACCACCAGTCAAACCCTTACTGGATTCTTAACAAAGAACCTCAAAAGGATAAGAGAGATAGATTTATTGGAAATCTTAGTTTAAAATATGATATACTAGAGAACCTTAATATACAAGTTAGAGGTAATTATGACTATGCAACTGTCTTAAAAACTCAAGAACATGCGGCTACTTCAAACTCAACTAACGTTCACCCTAATGGTGCTTGGGATTATCAGAAGTATGAAGATAAATTAATCTATACAGATGCTATTTTAAACTATAATACATCTTTGAGTGATGATTTTAGCTTGAATACATCACTGGGTGCTAGTTATCAGAAAACTGAGTATGGTATTGGTGTACAAGTTAACACGGGTACTTTAGGGCTACTCTATCCTAATGAATTCTACTTTCAGAATTTACCAACTAATGTTCAGGTACGTTCAATCACAAGCGGCACTGTTATTAAAGAAGGGGTTTTCCTAAATGCACAACTTGGTTACAAAGAAATGTTATTCTTAGATGTATCGGGTAGAAATGATTGGGCGTCAACATTGGCTTTGACTGGTAACGATTCCTATTTTTATCCCTCAATTGGGGCAACGGTTCTTCTTAGCGAAATGTTTACCATGCCAGAGGCCATTAGTTTTGCCAAACTAAGAGGTTCATGGACTCAAGTTGGTAATGAAGTACCTTATAATAGAATCAATCCACAAAACTCCATCACTGCTAATGGAGGCGTTAATAGAAATACTACACGACCATTCTTAGATGCTAAACCTGAAATAATAACCAGTTCTGAATTTGGGTTTGATTTAAGGTTTTTCCAAAACAGATTGGGTCTTGATTTTACTTATTATAATATCAAGAGTGAAGACCAATATATCTCTGTTCCCACAACTTCAGGTGAAGGTGGTTTTACTCAAGAGTTCATTAATGCGGGTGAAATTCTCAATCAAGGAGTTGAAATCACTCTAAATACTATTCCCGTACAAAATGAGAACTTTGAATGGAGTTCATCATTTAATTTTACTTCAAATAAAAATGAGGTTGTTGATATAGGACCTGACGATGAGAGAATTTTCAATTTGGGATCTTCTGAAGGTTATTACTCTCGTTTAATAGAAGGTGGTAAGTTCAACGACCTTTATGTCTTTAAATTTCTTAGAGATGACCAAGGTAGAATTTTGTTTAGTGAAGGTGCACCAAGAAAGACAGATTTACCTGAATTAATAGGGAATTTAGATCCTAAGGCCAGTCTTGGTTGGAACAACAGTGTGAGCTATAAAAGATTTTCATTCGGAGCCTTGATTAATGCCAAGTTTGGAGGTAAGGTTTTCAGTCAAACCCAGTCGATGTTGGATGGTTATGGTGTTTCAAAAGTTACTGCTGACGCTCGCGATGCCGGTTCAGTAAGTGTAAATGGCTTTGACGAAGGAACTGGTACAGCGATCACTAGCGTTGATCCAGAAACTTGGTATAGAGCGATTGGAGATAGAAATGGGGTTGGCGAGGCCTATGTTTATGATAGAACCAATGTAAAGTTGAGTCAATTATCAATCGGGTACAATTTTGACCTATCGAATACAAGTTTACCGATAAAAGCGGCTAGTCTGTCATTTATAGGAAATAATCTTTTCTTCTTTTATAAAGATGCTCCTTTTGATCCTGAATTGGCTATTAGTACCAATCAAAACGCACAAGGTCTAGACAATTTTAACCTACCTTCTACTGGAACGTACGGATTTAACCTTAAACTAACTTTCTAA